One part of the Calypte anna isolate BGI_N300 chromosome 12, bCalAnn1_v1.p, whole genome shotgun sequence genome encodes these proteins:
- the SLC6A8 gene encoding sodium- and chloride-dependent creatine transporter 1 isoform X1, giving the protein MPPVPADTAAPQPSAAPRHDAAATTAAAAAAPAGSAEGRGEAEGTEPPTAGEERAVTAPLVGPPGPPKAAAVPHQRETWTRQMDFIMSCVGFAVGLGNVWRFPYLCYKNGGGVFLIPYLIIVFVGGIPVFFLEVALGQFMKQGGIAAWNIAPLFKGLGLASMVIVFFCNSYYIMILVWGLFYLVYSLTDTLPWATCGHSWNTEHCTELFHLELCSNGSTNTSVDSFNVSCTDMANKRSPVIEFWENKVLRLSGDLSEPGEMNWQMILCLVTTWVIVYFCIWKGVKSTGKIVYFTALFPYVVLILMLVHGVTLPGALGGIIFYLKPDWSKLAEAQVWIDAGTQIFFSYAIGLGALTALGSYNRFHNNCYRDAYILAVINSSTSFFSGFVVFSVLGFMASEQGVDISKVAESGPGLAFIAYPKAVTLMPLSPLWATLFFFMLLVLGLDSQFVGVEGFITGILDLFPHPGAGSLRRELTAAVCCVVFCLIDLSMVTQSGMYVFQLFDNYSASGITLLWQAFWECVVIAWVYGADRFMDDVARMIGYRPLPFMKWCWAVVTPLVCVGIFLFHVVNYKPLTYNKTYVYPWWGEAIGWVLALSSMLCIPCTVLYKFLRCKGSFRERWQLLTTPIWGHHHLEYLTPEAEAKLLAPEPPKEKATLFETVI; this is encoded by the exons ATGCCCCCAGTCCCCGCCGACACGGCCGCCCCGCAGCCGTCCGCCGCCCCTCGACACGATGCCGCCGCCACCACcgctgccgccgctgctgccCCCGCGGGCTCCG CAGAGGGTCGTGGGGAAGCGGAGGGCACGGAGCCCCCTACAGCGGGCGAGGAGCGAGCAGTGACGGCACCGCTGGTGGGACCCCCCGGCCCTCCGAAAGCGGCTGCTGTCCCCCATCAGCGGGAGACGTGGACCCGGCAGATGGATTTTATCATGTCCTGCGTGGGGtttgctgtggggctgggcaaCGTCTGGCGCTTCCCCTACCTGTGCTACAAGAATGGTGGAG GCGTCTTCCTCATCCCCTATCTGATCATCGTCTTCGTGGGCGGCATCCCCGTATTCTTCTTGGAGGTGGCCCTGGGTCAGTTCATGAAGCAGGGGGGCATCGCCGCCTGGAACATCGCCCCCCTCTTCAAGG GTCTGGGCCTGGCCTCCATGGTGATTGTCTTCTTCTGCAACTCCTACTACATCATGATCCTGGTGTGGGGGCTCTTCTACCTGGTGTACTCACTGACGGACACCTTGCCCTGGGCCACCTGTGGCCATTCCTGGAACACGGAGCACTGCACCGAGCTCTTCCACCTCGAGCTCTGCAGCAACGGCAGCACCAACACCAGCGTCGACTCCTTCAACGTCAGCTGCACCGACATGGCCAACAAGCGCTCACCCGTCATCGAGTTTTGGGA GAACAAGGTGCTGCGGCTCTCAGGGGACCTCAGCGAGCCTGGGGAGATGAACTGGCAGATGATCCTCTGCTTGGTTACCACCTGGGTCATCGTCTACTTCTGCATCTGGAAGGGTGTCAAGTCAACTGGGAAG ATTGTCTACTTCACGGCACTCTTCCCCTATGTGGTCCTCATCCTGATGCTGGTGCATGGAGTGACGCTGCCTGGGGCTCTTGGTGGCATTATCTTCTACCTGAAACCCGACTGGTCCAAGCTGGCTGAGGCGCAG GTCTGGATTGATGCTGGTACCCAGATCTTCTTCTCCTATGCCATTGGGCTGGGTGCACTGACTGCGCTGGGCAGCTACAACCGCTTCCACAACAACTGTTACAG GGACGCCTACATCCTAGCTGTGATCAACAGCTCCACCAGCTTCTTTTCTGGCTTTGTTGTCTTCTCTGTGCTGGGCTTCATGGCCTCTGAACAAGGTGTGGACATCTCCAAGGTGGCCGAGTCCG GCCCTGGGCTGGCTTTCATCGCCTACCCCAAAGCCGTGACACTGATGCCCTTGTCTCCGCTCTGGGCCACACTCTTCTTCTTCATGCTCCTTGTGTTGGGGCTGGACAGCCAG TTTGTCGGCGTGGAGGGTTTCATCACGGGCATCCTGGACCTGTTCCCCCATCCGGGAGCCGGCTCGCTGCGCCGCGAGCTCACCGCCGCAGTCTGCTGCGTCGTCTTCTGCCTCATCGACCTCTCCATGGTTACACAG AGCGGCATGTACGTGTTCCAGCTCTTTGACAACTACTCGGCCAGTGGGATCACACTGCTGTGGCAGGCGTTCTGGGAGTGCGTGGTCATCGCCTGGGTCTACG GCGCTGACCGCTTCATGGACGACGTAGCTCGCATGATCGGCTACCGGCCCCTGCCCTTCATGAAGTGGTGCTGGGCCGTGGTGACACCGCTGGTCTGCGTG GGCATCTTCTTGTTCCACGTGGTGAACTACAAGCCGCTGACCTACAACAAGACATACGTGTACCCGTGGTGGGGGGAAGCCATCGGCTGGGTCCTGGCGCTCTCCTCCATGCTCTGCATCCCCTGCACCGTCCTCTACAAGTTCCTGCGCTGCAAAGGCTCCTTCCGTGAG CGCTGGCAGCTCCTGACCACTCCAATCTGGGGCCACCATCACCTGGAGTACCTGACGCCCGAGGCAGAAGCCAAGCTGCTGGCCCCGGAGCCCCCCAAGGAGAAGGCAACGCTCTTTGAGACTGTGATCTGA
- the SLC6A8 gene encoding sodium- and chloride-dependent creatine transporter 1 isoform X2 produces MPPVPADTAAPQPSAAPRHDAAATTAAAAAAPAGSEGRGEAEGTEPPTAGEERAVTAPLVGPPGPPKAAAVPHQRETWTRQMDFIMSCVGFAVGLGNVWRFPYLCYKNGGGVFLIPYLIIVFVGGIPVFFLEVALGQFMKQGGIAAWNIAPLFKGLGLASMVIVFFCNSYYIMILVWGLFYLVYSLTDTLPWATCGHSWNTEHCTELFHLELCSNGSTNTSVDSFNVSCTDMANKRSPVIEFWENKVLRLSGDLSEPGEMNWQMILCLVTTWVIVYFCIWKGVKSTGKIVYFTALFPYVVLILMLVHGVTLPGALGGIIFYLKPDWSKLAEAQVWIDAGTQIFFSYAIGLGALTALGSYNRFHNNCYRDAYILAVINSSTSFFSGFVVFSVLGFMASEQGVDISKVAESGPGLAFIAYPKAVTLMPLSPLWATLFFFMLLVLGLDSQFVGVEGFITGILDLFPHPGAGSLRRELTAAVCCVVFCLIDLSMVTQSGMYVFQLFDNYSASGITLLWQAFWECVVIAWVYGADRFMDDVARMIGYRPLPFMKWCWAVVTPLVCVGIFLFHVVNYKPLTYNKTYVYPWWGEAIGWVLALSSMLCIPCTVLYKFLRCKGSFRERWQLLTTPIWGHHHLEYLTPEAEAKLLAPEPPKEKATLFETVI; encoded by the exons ATGCCCCCAGTCCCCGCCGACACGGCCGCCCCGCAGCCGTCCGCCGCCCCTCGACACGATGCCGCCGCCACCACcgctgccgccgctgctgccCCCGCGGGCTCCG AGGGTCGTGGGGAAGCGGAGGGCACGGAGCCCCCTACAGCGGGCGAGGAGCGAGCAGTGACGGCACCGCTGGTGGGACCCCCCGGCCCTCCGAAAGCGGCTGCTGTCCCCCATCAGCGGGAGACGTGGACCCGGCAGATGGATTTTATCATGTCCTGCGTGGGGtttgctgtggggctgggcaaCGTCTGGCGCTTCCCCTACCTGTGCTACAAGAATGGTGGAG GCGTCTTCCTCATCCCCTATCTGATCATCGTCTTCGTGGGCGGCATCCCCGTATTCTTCTTGGAGGTGGCCCTGGGTCAGTTCATGAAGCAGGGGGGCATCGCCGCCTGGAACATCGCCCCCCTCTTCAAGG GTCTGGGCCTGGCCTCCATGGTGATTGTCTTCTTCTGCAACTCCTACTACATCATGATCCTGGTGTGGGGGCTCTTCTACCTGGTGTACTCACTGACGGACACCTTGCCCTGGGCCACCTGTGGCCATTCCTGGAACACGGAGCACTGCACCGAGCTCTTCCACCTCGAGCTCTGCAGCAACGGCAGCACCAACACCAGCGTCGACTCCTTCAACGTCAGCTGCACCGACATGGCCAACAAGCGCTCACCCGTCATCGAGTTTTGGGA GAACAAGGTGCTGCGGCTCTCAGGGGACCTCAGCGAGCCTGGGGAGATGAACTGGCAGATGATCCTCTGCTTGGTTACCACCTGGGTCATCGTCTACTTCTGCATCTGGAAGGGTGTCAAGTCAACTGGGAAG ATTGTCTACTTCACGGCACTCTTCCCCTATGTGGTCCTCATCCTGATGCTGGTGCATGGAGTGACGCTGCCTGGGGCTCTTGGTGGCATTATCTTCTACCTGAAACCCGACTGGTCCAAGCTGGCTGAGGCGCAG GTCTGGATTGATGCTGGTACCCAGATCTTCTTCTCCTATGCCATTGGGCTGGGTGCACTGACTGCGCTGGGCAGCTACAACCGCTTCCACAACAACTGTTACAG GGACGCCTACATCCTAGCTGTGATCAACAGCTCCACCAGCTTCTTTTCTGGCTTTGTTGTCTTCTCTGTGCTGGGCTTCATGGCCTCTGAACAAGGTGTGGACATCTCCAAGGTGGCCGAGTCCG GCCCTGGGCTGGCTTTCATCGCCTACCCCAAAGCCGTGACACTGATGCCCTTGTCTCCGCTCTGGGCCACACTCTTCTTCTTCATGCTCCTTGTGTTGGGGCTGGACAGCCAG TTTGTCGGCGTGGAGGGTTTCATCACGGGCATCCTGGACCTGTTCCCCCATCCGGGAGCCGGCTCGCTGCGCCGCGAGCTCACCGCCGCAGTCTGCTGCGTCGTCTTCTGCCTCATCGACCTCTCCATGGTTACACAG AGCGGCATGTACGTGTTCCAGCTCTTTGACAACTACTCGGCCAGTGGGATCACACTGCTGTGGCAGGCGTTCTGGGAGTGCGTGGTCATCGCCTGGGTCTACG GCGCTGACCGCTTCATGGACGACGTAGCTCGCATGATCGGCTACCGGCCCCTGCCCTTCATGAAGTGGTGCTGGGCCGTGGTGACACCGCTGGTCTGCGTG GGCATCTTCTTGTTCCACGTGGTGAACTACAAGCCGCTGACCTACAACAAGACATACGTGTACCCGTGGTGGGGGGAAGCCATCGGCTGGGTCCTGGCGCTCTCCTCCATGCTCTGCATCCCCTGCACCGTCCTCTACAAGTTCCTGCGCTGCAAAGGCTCCTTCCGTGAG CGCTGGCAGCTCCTGACCACTCCAATCTGGGGCCACCATCACCTGGAGTACCTGACGCCCGAGGCAGAAGCCAAGCTGCTGGCCCCGGAGCCCCCCAAGGAGAAGGCAACGCTCTTTGAGACTGTGATCTGA
- the LOC103538419 gene encoding epidermal differentiation-specific protein-like, whose translation MNRITVYERANFEGLSREFTCDVPDLHELDFGDCIASLTVVGQPWIAYTDPKYEGEPHAFEEGEYPSVRRPNSFSSLRLVHHDLGDPQITLYEHPNFQGACKVVTEETNLAYGYFNDRVASHVVQRGVWLLYQHPGRGGWHCLAWPGERLADYKPELNFQSRLSHLRPLRPGRPLVSARLLWEQKKVEEEREVLVDEVEGVNETESEQVLAASSSREYSTTLWQSFHFSNSTSLKAGLSFTLTVEASNVFTVQKGRSESSTRRERVEVQLPAKIPPRTALSIQVLRKEVKLSVPVLLTITQNEAVRTEMGEYRSISGTNISARYSLKPLPAAGREQAATGGKESVPGTGTV comes from the coding sequence ATGAACCGGATCACGGTGTACGAGCGTGCCAACTTTGAGGGGCTGAGCCGGGAATTCACGTGCGATGTGCCTGACCTGCATGAGCTGGATTTTGGGGACTGCATTGCCTCCCTGACGGTGGTGGGGCAGCCCTGGATCGCATACACAGATCCCAAGTATGAGGGGGAGCCACACGCCTTCGAGGAGGGTGAGTACCCCTCCGTGCGGCGGCCCAACAGCTTCTCGTCACTGCGCCTGGTGCACCACGACCTGGGGGACCCCCAGATCACCCTCTACGAGCACCCCAACTTCCAAGGTGCCTGCAAGGTAGTGACAGAGGAGACCAACTTGGCGTATGGGTACTTTAATGACCGGGTGGCCTCTCATGTGGTACAGCGAGGAGTCTGGCTGCTCTACCAGCACCCTGGCCGGGGTGGCTGGCACTGCTTGGCATGGCCCGGAGAGCGTCTTGCCGACTACAAACCTGAGCTGAACTTCCAGTCTCGGCTGTCCCACCTGCGCCCACTGCGGCCCGGGAGGCCCCTGGTCTCAGCACGTCTCCTCTGGGAGCAGAAGAAGGTGGAGGAGGAGCgggaggtgctggtggatgaggtCGAGGGGGTGAATGAGACGGAGTCGGAGCAGGTGCTGGCGGCCAGCAGCAGCCGGGAGTACAGCACCACGCTCTGGCAGAGCTTCCACTTCAGCAACTCCACCAGCCTCAAAGCTGGACTCTCCTTCACCTTGACTGTGGAAGCTTCTAATGTCTTCACGGTGCAGAAAGGACGCAGCGAGTCCAGCACCCGACGGGAACGTGTGGAGGTGCAGCTGCCGGCTAAGATTCCCCCACGCACAGCACTCAGCATCCAGGTCTTGAGGAAGGAGGTGAAGCTCTCTGTCCCAGTCCTGCTCACCATCACCCAGAACGAAGCTGTTCGTACGGAGATGGGCGAGTATCGCAGCATCTCGGGTACCAATATCAGTGCCCGCTATAGCTTAAAGCCTCtaccagctgcaggcagggagcaggcagccaCTGGGGGGAAAGAGTCGGTGCCAGGCACCGGGACGGTATAG